A region from the Mesorhizobium sp. J8 genome encodes:
- a CDS encoding GntR family transcriptional regulator gives MAGTSDFKAEPPEGIDALGASSEGASLYEQIREDIIEGRLAANERLVVTDLARRHGTSTNPVREALQLLRGEGFVTFVPNRGARVRPIDQDFVRDIYEIGVLIEPALTRWFVGMATEEDIAELERLQGLIEENNFADTFRHSELDTAFHTVMYQRHYNRHAAELWWKHREVLRAVSRRFNFTLARRAAIIREHRELIALVKSGEADKAAELIARHVEGSGRHVLEHMRARSAARAG, from the coding sequence TTGGCGGGAACGAGCGATTTCAAAGCGGAGCCACCCGAGGGGATCGACGCTCTCGGGGCATCGAGCGAGGGCGCCTCGCTTTACGAGCAGATAAGGGAAGACATCATCGAGGGACGGCTGGCCGCCAACGAGCGGCTCGTTGTCACCGATCTCGCTCGCCGTCACGGCACCTCGACCAATCCCGTGCGCGAGGCGCTGCAGCTGTTGCGCGGCGAGGGTTTCGTCACCTTCGTTCCCAACCGGGGCGCGCGCGTCCGGCCCATAGATCAGGATTTCGTGCGCGATATCTACGAGATCGGCGTTCTCATCGAGCCAGCCCTGACGCGCTGGTTTGTGGGGATGGCGACCGAGGAGGACATCGCCGAGCTCGAGCGCCTCCAGGGCCTGATCGAGGAGAACAACTTCGCCGATACGTTCAGGCACAGCGAGCTGGATACCGCCTTCCACACCGTGATGTACCAGCGGCACTACAACCGCCATGCCGCCGAGCTTTGGTGGAAGCATCGCGAGGTGCTGCGCGCCGTGAGCCGTCGTTTCAATTTCACGCTTGCCCGCCGCGCCGCGATCATCCGCGAGCACCGCGAGCTCATCGCGCTGGTCAAATCGGGAGAGGCCGACAAGGCGGCCGAACTCATTGCACGCCATGTCGAGGGCTCCGGCCGGCATGTGCTCGAACACATGCGCGCGCGCAGCGCCGCCCGGGCCGGGTAG
- a CDS encoding mandelate racemase/muconate lactonizing enzyme family protein, with protein sequence MKITDLRCAVIGKHPIVRIVTDEGLHGLGEVEYTKTYLKPFVLHFREALIGEDPTDVERVMLKIRQRGSFKPYGAAVSAIEHALWDIAGKAAGVPVYKLLGGKVRDKVRVYNGSIRRKRTGDRPEDYAADVKWMMEQPQNFFMVKQGISFHSNMKDTIEGFHYGVTQKKAGYHGAMDQGVISERGFNHMLDCVIAMKEVLGDKVSLALDCGPGWMLPDAIKFARAVEKYNLMWLEDMLTGDYVPWVNPQAYRELTTSTSTPIHTGEQIYLRHNFKELIETQAVRVIGPDPADIGGIAELKWVAEHAYMHSILMAPHGTANGLLGLGALINICATLPANYIAFEYPSASDPWWEDLVIGLPKQIVKDSMVDLLEAPGLGLDIDAEAARKYLRDEDAGFFD encoded by the coding sequence ATGAAGATCACCGACCTGCGCTGCGCCGTCATCGGCAAGCACCCGATCGTCCGCATCGTCACCGACGAGGGCCTCCATGGCCTGGGCGAGGTCGAATACACGAAGACCTATCTAAAACCCTTCGTGCTGCATTTCCGCGAGGCGCTGATCGGCGAGGACCCGACCGACGTCGAGCGCGTGATGCTGAAGATCCGCCAGCGCGGCTCGTTCAAGCCCTATGGCGCGGCGGTGAGCGCCATCGAGCATGCGCTGTGGGACATTGCCGGCAAGGCCGCGGGCGTGCCGGTCTACAAGCTGCTCGGCGGCAAGGTGCGTGACAAGGTGCGTGTCTACAACGGCTCGATCCGCCGCAAGCGCACGGGCGACCGCCCGGAGGATTACGCCGCCGACGTCAAATGGATGATGGAGCAGCCGCAGAACTTCTTTATGGTCAAGCAGGGGATTTCGTTCCACTCCAACATGAAGGATACCATCGAGGGTTTCCATTACGGCGTGACGCAGAAGAAGGCCGGCTATCACGGCGCCATGGATCAGGGGGTCATCAGCGAGCGCGGGTTCAACCACATGCTCGACTGCGTGATCGCCATGAAGGAGGTGCTGGGCGACAAGGTCAGCCTGGCGCTCGACTGCGGCCCGGGCTGGATGCTGCCCGATGCGATCAAATTCGCCCGCGCGGTCGAGAAGTACAATCTGATGTGGCTGGAGGACATGTTGACCGGCGACTATGTGCCGTGGGTCAATCCGCAGGCCTATCGGGAACTGACCACCTCAACCTCGACGCCGATCCATACCGGCGAGCAGATCTACCTGCGGCACAATTTCAAGGAGCTGATCGAGACGCAGGCGGTGCGCGTCATCGGCCCCGATCCGGCCGACATCGGCGGCATCGCCGAGCTCAAATGGGTCGCCGAGCACGCCTATATGCATTCTATCCTGATGGCGCCGCACGGCACCGCCAACGGCCTGCTCGGCCTCGGCGCGCTGATCAATATCTGCGCCACCTTGCCCGCCAACTACATCGCCTTCGAATATCCGAGTGCTTCCGACCCGTGGTGGGAGGACCTGGTGATCGGCTTGCCGAAGCAGATCGTGAAGGACAGCATGGTGGACTTGCTGGAGGCGCCGGGGCTGGGCCTCGATATCGACGCCGAGGCTGCCCGCAAGTATCTGCGGGACGAGGATGCGGGCTTCTTCGACTGA
- a CDS encoding mandelate racemase/muconate lactonizing enzyme family protein, translated as MPKTDGADEALNRINTNSRPSELRITDMRVAEIVGAPFTSALLKIYTNQGIVGLGEVRDGASATFALMLKSRLLGENPCDVDRLFRRIKQFGGHGRQGGGVSAVEIALWDLAGKAYGVPIYQMLGGKFRDQVRVYCDTDAEKPSGTETGRRLKARMERGFTFLKMDLGLMQIAHIPGAVTAPAGALEGFHANPRGRGGTLEERKARNLAYDAQNVQHPFTGLHFTEKGIDLLEQYIHEVREVIGYEIPLAIDHVGHISLQDGIRLSRRIEKYVPAWLEDVIPWQYTEQYRQLQQATSVPICTGEDIYLKEGFEPLLKSGGLSIVHPDLLTSGGILETKKIGDMAQDHGVAMAIHMAESPIAAMAAAHVATATENFMALEYHSADVDWWDDIVTGLRRPLVKDGFIAVPDKPGLGIDDVVDEVISQHLQPGVTGIWQSTEHWDNEYSWDRTWS; from the coding sequence ATGCCAAAGACGGATGGAGCCGACGAGGCTCTCAATCGCATCAACACGAATTCCAGGCCCTCCGAGCTTCGCATCACCGACATGCGGGTGGCCGAGATCGTCGGCGCGCCGTTCACCTCGGCGCTGCTCAAGATCTACACCAACCAGGGTATCGTCGGGCTCGGCGAGGTGCGCGACGGTGCCAGCGCCACCTTTGCGCTGATGCTGAAGAGCCGGCTGCTTGGCGAGAACCCCTGCGATGTCGACCGCCTGTTCCGCCGCATCAAACAGTTCGGCGGCCATGGCCGGCAGGGCGGCGGCGTGTCGGCGGTGGAGATCGCGCTGTGGGATCTCGCCGGCAAGGCCTATGGCGTGCCGATCTACCAGATGCTCGGCGGCAAGTTTCGCGATCAGGTGCGCGTCTATTGCGATACCGACGCCGAGAAGCCGAGCGGCACTGAGACCGGCAGGCGCCTCAAGGCGCGCATGGAGCGCGGCTTCACCTTTCTCAAGATGGATTTGGGCCTGATGCAGATCGCCCACATTCCGGGGGCCGTAACAGCGCCTGCCGGCGCGCTCGAAGGGTTTCACGCCAATCCGCGCGGCCGCGGCGGCACGCTCGAGGAGCGCAAGGCCCGCAATCTCGCCTACGATGCGCAGAACGTGCAGCACCCGTTCACGGGCCTGCATTTCACCGAGAAGGGCATAGATCTGCTCGAGCAGTATATCCACGAGGTCCGCGAGGTCATCGGCTATGAGATTCCTCTAGCCATCGACCATGTCGGCCATATCTCGCTGCAGGACGGCATTCGCCTGTCGCGCCGGATCGAGAAATACGTACCGGCCTGGCTGGAGGACGTGATCCCCTGGCAGTACACCGAGCAGTACCGGCAATTGCAGCAGGCGACCTCGGTGCCGATTTGCACCGGCGAGGACATCTATCTCAAAGAGGGCTTCGAGCCTCTGCTGAAGAGCGGCGGCCTCTCCATAGTCCATCCTGACCTGCTCACCAGCGGCGGCATCCTCGAGACCAAGAAGATCGGCGACATGGCGCAGGACCACGGCGTCGCCATGGCCATCCACATGGCCGAAAGCCCGATCGCCGCGATGGCCGCGGCGCATGTGGCGACGGCGACCGAAAACTTCATGGCGCTCGAATACCATTCCGCCGATGTCGACTGGTGGGACGACATCGTCACGGGGCTTCGAAGGCCGCTCGTCAAGGATGGCTTCATCGCCGTCCCCGACAAGCCGGGACTGGGCATAGACGATGTGGTCGACGAGGTGATCTCGCAGCATCTGCAGCCCGGTGTCACGGGGATATGGCAATCCACCGAGCATTGGGACAATGAATATAGCTGGGACCGGACCTGGAGCTAA
- a CDS encoding carbohydrate ABC transporter permease — protein sequence MTIVTGKAEARRGLQPASSGVPRKVWEHRADYAYVLPAIVVMLIVIAYPIYYTIELSFFNTPPGLQLRDKIFVGFNNYTAILTSQVFWQVTFNTLIWTVGSTLISFILGFAAALALHRDFIGRGVLRAILIIPWVISAVAASYIWKWIYHSDFGIIGAVLVEFGWADRPPNFIDNVSTVLPSLIVVNIWREFPFAMIMMMAGLQTVPEQLLRAAKVDGANAWQRFWHVTFPHLRNVSTVTILLLAVANFNSFIIPWIMTGGGPSNASHIWITHIYELAFGRQRWGVAAAYSVLLFLILMTLGYFYVRALSGNERKEGNA from the coding sequence GTGACGATCGTGACCGGCAAGGCCGAGGCTCGCCGAGGATTGCAACCCGCCAGTTCCGGCGTACCGCGCAAGGTCTGGGAGCATCGCGCCGACTACGCCTATGTCCTTCCGGCGATCGTGGTGATGCTCATCGTCATCGCCTATCCGATCTACTACACGATCGAGCTTTCGTTCTTCAACACGCCGCCCGGCCTGCAGCTTCGCGACAAGATCTTCGTCGGCTTCAACAACTACACGGCGATCCTGACCAGCCAGGTCTTTTGGCAGGTCACCTTCAACACCCTGATCTGGACGGTAGGCTCAACCCTGATCTCGTTCATCTTGGGCTTTGCCGCGGCGTTGGCGCTCCATCGCGACTTCATCGGCCGGGGAGTCCTGCGAGCGATCCTGATCATTCCCTGGGTCATCAGCGCCGTCGCCGCTTCCTATATCTGGAAATGGATCTACCATTCGGACTTTGGCATCATCGGCGCGGTGCTGGTCGAGTTCGGATGGGCCGACAGGCCGCCGAATTTCATCGACAACGTCTCAACGGTGCTGCCCTCGCTGATCGTCGTCAACATCTGGCGCGAGTTTCCGTTCGCCATGATCATGATGATGGCCGGCCTGCAGACGGTTCCCGAACAATTGCTGCGTGCCGCGAAAGTCGACGGCGCCAATGCCTGGCAGCGCTTCTGGCACGTCACTTTTCCGCATTTGCGCAACGTCTCGACGGTGACGATCCTGCTGCTCGCGGTTGCCAACTTCAATTCCTTCATCATCCCGTGGATCATGACCGGCGGCGGACCGTCCAACGCGTCGCATATCTGGATCACCCATATCTATGAGCTCGCCTTCGGCCGGCAGCGCTGGGGCGTGGCGGCCGCCTATTCGGTGCTGCTGTTCCTGATCCTGATGACGCTCGGCTACTTCTACGTCCGCGCGCTGAGCGGCAACGAGCGGAAGGAAGGGAACGCATGA
- a CDS encoding aldo/keto reductase, which produces MRAPIRRNRMQQRQLGSSPVKVSEIGLGTWGMSGAFWGAADDKESIRVIRRALDLGITLIDTAEAYGHGHAEEVVGEALAARRDKAVIATKVAPNHLEPAAIEAALDGSLKRMRTDYVDVYFVHWPNSDFPIGPTMEMMERLRASGRIKAVGVSNFSVADMDSARQHGVVDVLQPPYNMLWREVEAETLPYCRKHNIGVMPYSGLAQGLLTGTLSPDTKFVEGDERRTTVLFQPGTYERAVHAVDLLKPIAARYGKTVPQLAIQWLTSRPGVSSPLVGARTVKELEENVESAGWTISDADIAAIDRITAPIWAEIKDKGDMFGFRARQRQEQQAKRA; this is translated from the coding sequence ATGCGTGCGCCAATCAGGAGGAACAGGATGCAACAGCGACAGCTGGGTTCGTCGCCCGTCAAGGTATCGGAAATCGGCCTTGGGACTTGGGGGATGTCGGGCGCGTTTTGGGGCGCGGCCGACGATAAAGAGTCAATCCGGGTGATCAGACGCGCCCTTGATCTCGGCATCACGCTGATCGACACGGCCGAGGCCTATGGACACGGCCATGCCGAGGAAGTCGTCGGCGAGGCGCTGGCCGCCCGCCGAGACAAGGCCGTCATTGCGACCAAGGTCGCGCCCAATCATCTCGAACCTGCCGCGATCGAGGCGGCGCTGGACGGTTCGTTGAAGCGCATGCGGACGGACTATGTCGACGTCTATTTTGTCCACTGGCCGAACTCGGATTTTCCGATCGGCCCGACCATGGAGATGATGGAGCGGCTGCGCGCGTCGGGACGGATCAAGGCGGTCGGCGTTTCGAATTTCAGCGTCGCCGACATGGACAGCGCCCGTCAGCATGGCGTCGTCGACGTGCTGCAGCCGCCCTACAACATGCTCTGGCGCGAGGTTGAGGCCGAGACACTGCCCTATTGCCGCAAGCACAATATCGGCGTGATGCCCTATAGCGGTCTCGCCCAAGGACTGCTCACCGGCACGCTGTCGCCGGACACCAAATTCGTCGAGGGCGATGAGCGGCGCACGACGGTGCTGTTCCAGCCGGGCACCTATGAGCGGGCGGTGCATGCCGTCGACCTGCTGAAGCCGATCGCGGCGCGCTACGGCAAGACGGTTCCGCAGCTTGCGATACAGTGGCTCACCAGCAGACCAGGCGTCAGCTCGCCGCTGGTCGGCGCCCGCACCGTCAAGGAACTGGAGGAAAATGTCGAGAGCGCCGGCTGGACGATTTCCGACGCGGACATAGCCGCCATCGACAGGATCACCGCGCCCATCTGGGCGGAAATCAAGGACAAGGGCGACATGTTCGGTTTCCGCGCACGCCAGCGCCAGGAACAACAAGCGAAGAGAGCCTAA
- a CDS encoding mandelate racemase/muconate lactonizing enzyme family protein, with product MKITSIRPWLIKSDASYWGEYLFVEVTTDEGVSGWGEITTTTKLANRALCTILRQIGAAVAGEDPARIEHLWHKIFRSFTYMGSRGAAVECVSAIDIALWDIRGKVLGRPIYELLGGPVRDEIALYTHPNQAKFTSKEAVVREIRDIVESGHTGLKFDPFPHQGPSVDGVARERRDGYLDGGMTRKDEREAAELTALIRETAGPDVDILIDAHGRFDVPTAIRLCRSLEEAGQIDWFEEPCPPESLNALKQVRDKVSAAISWGERGHTKWDFVPVLENKLADYIMPDVTWTGGITELKKISALCEAYYVPVSPHDAAGPINVVAGAQVMMTVPNFYKLETSEWDLSKYDHLIDKPLDVSNGHLKLTSKPGLGVEMNRDYLQAHEIELG from the coding sequence ATGAAAATCACGAGCATTCGGCCATGGCTGATCAAGTCCGACGCTTCCTACTGGGGAGAGTATCTGTTCGTCGAAGTGACGACCGACGAGGGGGTGAGCGGCTGGGGCGAGATCACCACCACGACGAAGCTCGCCAACCGCGCGCTTTGCACCATCCTGCGGCAGATCGGCGCCGCCGTGGCGGGCGAGGATCCAGCGCGCATCGAGCATCTGTGGCACAAGATCTTCCGCAGCTTCACCTATATGGGCAGCCGCGGCGCCGCTGTGGAATGCGTGAGCGCGATCGACATCGCGCTTTGGGACATCCGCGGCAAAGTCCTAGGCAGGCCGATTTATGAGCTGCTGGGCGGGCCGGTGCGCGATGAAATCGCGCTTTACACTCATCCCAACCAGGCCAAATTCACCAGCAAGGAGGCGGTAGTCCGCGAAATTCGCGACATCGTGGAGTCCGGCCACACCGGGCTCAAGTTCGATCCTTTTCCCCACCAGGGCCCCAGCGTCGATGGCGTGGCCCGCGAAAGGCGGGACGGTTATCTCGACGGCGGCATGACCCGCAAGGACGAGCGCGAAGCTGCCGAGCTCACGGCCCTCATCCGCGAGACGGCGGGCCCCGATGTCGACATCCTCATCGATGCGCATGGGCGCTTCGACGTTCCCACCGCCATCCGCCTCTGCCGCAGCCTCGAAGAGGCGGGCCAGATCGACTGGTTCGAGGAGCCCTGTCCGCCAGAGAGCCTCAACGCCCTCAAGCAGGTTCGCGATAAGGTCAGCGCCGCCATCTCATGGGGCGAGCGCGGCCATACGAAATGGGATTTCGTGCCGGTGCTCGAGAACAAGCTCGCCGACTACATCATGCCCGACGTCACCTGGACGGGCGGCATCACCGAGCTCAAGAAGATTTCCGCCCTTTGCGAAGCCTATTACGTTCCGGTCTCCCCGCATGACGCCGCCGGGCCGATCAACGTGGTCGCGGGAGCGCAGGTGATGATGACCGTTCCCAACTTCTACAAGCTCGAAACCTCGGAGTGGGACCTCTCCAAGTACGACCACCTCATCGACAAGCCGCTCGATGTTTCGAACGGCCACCTCAAGCTGACGTCGAAGCCCGGTCTCGGCGTCGAGATGAACCGCGACTACCTGCAGGCCCACGAGATCGAGCTGGGCTAG
- a CDS encoding mandelate racemase/muconate lactonizing enzyme family protein, with protein sequence MKIVDIKTAVVAYHGKATLIRIDTDAGISGYGEANPDAGAAAIVGLISELKSELIGQDPRNVEYCWDKIRRDHVFSGAQAGVFLIALTGLEMALWDVAAKAAGQPLYRMFGGKFRDRIRLYADCGDGDDESGSPQGCAARARRMVEEGFTALKFDIDNLHHPTKFDRMNHTINGAELRFMVERVAAVREAVGPDIDLCIDLHARYDVLSASRIAAEMERFNLLWLEEPIPAENVEALKQIRMRTKTPICVGENLYLRWGFRELFQNYGADVVMPDVPKCGGLAESRKIANLAEMYYVPFAPHLVSTPLGTMATCHVCASVPNFLVLEWHALEEREAWDSYVRLPNGARSIVEDGHIAVSDVPGIGIELDMDGVHKHAVPGFGIFE encoded by the coding sequence ATGAAGATCGTGGACATCAAGACGGCGGTCGTCGCCTATCACGGCAAGGCGACCCTGATCCGGATCGATACCGACGCCGGCATCTCCGGCTATGGCGAAGCCAATCCCGATGCGGGCGCGGCCGCAATCGTCGGGCTGATTTCGGAGCTGAAGTCGGAACTGATCGGCCAGGATCCGCGCAATGTCGAATATTGCTGGGACAAGATCCGTCGCGATCACGTGTTTTCGGGCGCGCAGGCCGGCGTCTTTCTCATCGCCCTTACCGGGCTCGAGATGGCGCTGTGGGACGTGGCGGCGAAAGCCGCCGGCCAGCCACTCTACCGCATGTTCGGCGGCAAGTTCCGCGACCGGATAAGGCTCTACGCCGATTGCGGCGACGGCGATGACGAATCGGGATCGCCGCAGGGCTGCGCGGCCCGCGCCCGCCGCATGGTTGAGGAGGGTTTCACCGCGCTCAAGTTCGATATCGACAATCTGCACCATCCAACGAAATTCGACCGGATGAACCACACCATCAACGGCGCGGAACTCCGCTTCATGGTGGAACGTGTCGCGGCGGTGCGCGAAGCAGTCGGTCCAGACATCGACCTCTGCATCGATTTGCATGCGCGCTACGACGTGCTGAGCGCCAGCCGCATCGCCGCCGAGATGGAGCGCTTCAATCTTCTCTGGCTCGAAGAGCCGATCCCGGCGGAAAATGTCGAGGCTCTGAAGCAGATCAGAATGCGTACGAAAACGCCGATCTGCGTTGGCGAAAACCTCTATCTGCGCTGGGGCTTTCGCGAGTTGTTCCAGAATTACGGCGCTGACGTCGTTATGCCCGACGTGCCGAAATGCGGCGGCCTTGCCGAAAGCCGCAAGATCGCGAACCTCGCCGAGATGTACTACGTGCCCTTCGCGCCGCATCTTGTGTCGACGCCGCTGGGCACGATGGCGACATGCCATGTCTGCGCCAGCGTGCCGAACTTCCTGGTTCTGGAGTGGCACGCGCTCGAGGAGCGGGAAGCATGGGACAGCTATGTCCGCTTGCCGAACGGCGCGAGGTCCATCGTCGAGGACGGCCATATCGCCGTGTCCGATGTACCCGGCATCGGTATCGAGCTCGACATGGATGGCGTCCACAAGCACGCCGTGCCCGGCTTCGGCATCTTTGAATAG
- a CDS encoding ABC transporter substrate-binding protein, with amino-acid sequence MRRITLGGAVLRGTVSTALTVSLMSASALAAPPVDLSKWSPEYVRSIAGTQDFDTAGDCAKVTPLDYKGRLTFWYQGVFEGDPDLLRQYYKDFFATFRKTYPNIQLEEQALTYNDLLDKFRTALLGNAAPMAVRLQILGGTEFASKGYLQPLKPEDVGYSTEDFWPGAMKAVTWDGVTYGIPTNNETMAFIWNADIFKRAGLDPDKPPATWDDVVKYSKQIHDKLGIAGYGLVARKNAGNTPYRFMPQLWAYGGGVFDEAAANPTYKDIELNSPQSKAALQASYDMYVRDKSVPVSALTNQQADNQPLFLAGQLGMMISHPSDYNVMLDLQKKATGADKEKAQTVIDNMRYGLIPTGPDGKRAVVFGGSNIHILKPEYVEGGKVDEPAAKAIICMWTSPEWSLKMAYAGSNPGNLNGFKTKWMKERLDSIKFLDVTTSMLPYGIPFPALPQSPEIMNIIIPDMLQNALTGAMTVDQAADDAAKKVKDLMGGGL; translated from the coding sequence ATGAGGAGGATCACACTCGGCGGTGCCGTTCTGCGCGGCACTGTTTCCACTGCTTTGACGGTATCGCTGATGTCCGCTTCAGCACTGGCAGCGCCGCCGGTCGACCTGAGCAAGTGGTCGCCCGAATATGTGCGCTCTATTGCCGGCACGCAGGATTTCGACACGGCCGGCGATTGCGCCAAGGTCACGCCGCTCGACTACAAGGGGCGACTGACATTCTGGTATCAGGGCGTGTTCGAGGGCGACCCCGACCTCCTGCGCCAATACTACAAGGATTTCTTCGCGACCTTCCGCAAGACCTACCCGAACATTCAACTCGAGGAACAGGCCCTCACCTATAACGACCTGCTCGACAAGTTCCGCACCGCGCTCCTGGGCAATGCCGCGCCGATGGCGGTCCGCCTGCAAATCCTGGGTGGTACCGAATTCGCCTCGAAGGGCTATCTGCAGCCGCTGAAACCCGAGGACGTCGGCTATTCGACCGAGGATTTCTGGCCCGGCGCCATGAAGGCGGTGACCTGGGACGGCGTGACATACGGCATTCCGACCAACAACGAGACGATGGCTTTCATCTGGAATGCCGACATCTTCAAGCGCGCGGGTCTCGATCCGGATAAGCCCCCGGCAACCTGGGACGACGTCGTCAAATATTCCAAGCAGATCCACGACAAGCTCGGCATTGCTGGGTACGGCCTTGTGGCGCGCAAGAATGCCGGCAACACACCTTACCGCTTCATGCCGCAGCTATGGGCCTATGGCGGCGGCGTTTTCGACGAAGCGGCAGCGAACCCGACCTACAAGGACATCGAGCTCAATAGCCCGCAGAGCAAGGCGGCGCTGCAGGCTTCCTACGATATGTATGTCCGCGACAAATCGGTGCCGGTTTCGGCCCTCACCAACCAGCAGGCCGACAACCAGCCGCTGTTCCTCGCCGGCCAGCTCGGCATGATGATCTCGCATCCGTCGGACTACAACGTCATGCTCGACCTGCAGAAGAAGGCGACGGGTGCCGACAAGGAGAAAGCCCAGACCGTCATCGACAATATGCGCTACGGCCTCATTCCGACCGGTCCCGACGGCAAGCGCGCCGTCGTGTTCGGCGGCTCGAACATTCACATCCTGAAGCCGGAATATGTCGAGGGCGGCAAGGTGGACGAGCCGGCGGCAAAGGCCATCATCTGCATGTGGACGAGCCCCGAATGGTCGCTGAAGATGGCCTATGCCGGCTCGAACCCCGGCAACCTCAATGGCTTCAAGACCAAATGGATGAAAGAGCGTCTGGACAGCATCAAATTCCTCGATGTCACGACCTCAATGCTACCATACGGCATCCCCTTCCCGGCGCTGCCGCAGTCGCCCGAGATCATGAACATCATCATCCCGGACATGCTGCAGAACGCGCTCACCGGAGCGATGACCGTCGACCAGGCGGCGGACGACGCGGCCAAGAAGGTGAAAGACCTGATGGGCGGCGGACTCTAG
- a CDS encoding NAD-dependent epimerase/dehydratase family protein, producing MGKRIVFTGGSGKIGRHVIPYLLKRGHQVLNLDLTPLDVPGVDTVITDLADAGETYNALTLHFGFGEYFGGKGPRPVDAVVHFAALPRIFLRPDNAMFVANVQSTYNVIEAATKLGIRKIVTASSETVYGVCFAEGERDFSSFPVDEDYDVDPTDSYGLSKLLGEKIARSFASRTGADIYALRIGGVVEPHDYARFPEFLADPSKRRRDAWTYMDARDLGQIVDLCAEKDGLGFQIFNAVNDNIVSELPTAEFLRKHAPGIPVTRAMDAFEGPISNRKLRDVLGFRQEHDWRTQ from the coding sequence ATGGGCAAGCGGATCGTCTTCACCGGCGGCAGCGGCAAGATCGGCCGTCACGTCATACCCTATCTGCTGAAACGCGGGCATCAGGTCCTCAACCTCGACCTGACGCCGCTCGATGTGCCGGGTGTCGACACCGTCATCACCGATCTTGCGGACGCCGGCGAGACCTACAATGCGCTGACGCTGCATTTCGGGTTCGGCGAGTATTTCGGCGGCAAGGGTCCCCGCCCGGTCGATGCCGTCGTCCATTTCGCGGCGCTCCCGCGCATATTCCTGCGGCCGGACAACGCCATGTTCGTCGCCAATGTGCAGTCGACCTACAATGTGATCGAGGCCGCCACCAAGCTCGGCATACGCAAGATCGTCACGGCTTCCAGCGAAACGGTCTATGGCGTCTGTTTTGCCGAAGGCGAACGAGACTTCTCATCGTTTCCGGTGGATGAGGATTACGACGTCGATCCGACCGACAGTTACGGCCTTTCCAAACTGCTGGGCGAGAAGATCGCGCGGTCTTTCGCCTCCCGCACGGGAGCCGACATCTATGCGCTGCGGATCGGCGGCGTCGTCGAACCGCATGACTATGCCCGCTTTCCGGAATTCCTGGCCGATCCCTCGAAGCGGCGGCGCGACGCCTGGACCTATATGGACGCGCGCGATCTCGGCCAGATCGTCGATCTGTGCGCCGAGAAGGACGGCCTGGGATTCCAGATATTCAACGCCGTCAACGACAACATCGTGTCCGAATTGCCGACAGCGGAGTTTCTCAGGAAGCATGCGCCCGGCATACCGGTCACCCGCGCTATGGACGCATTTGAGGGACCAATCTCCAACCGGAAGCTGCGCGACGTCCTCGGATTCCGGCAAGAGCATGACTGGCGGACACAGTAA